A window of Pseudomonas mucidolens contains these coding sequences:
- a CDS encoding MFS transporter — MPSASPAHHGLPEHNQQSVKQQWLAILSVAVGAFALVTSEFLPVGVLNDVASDLGISAGHAGLMVTLPGIAAALAAPLLSVGIGASDRRYLLIGLTLLMIIANSMVAFASDFSLLLFGRVLLGISIGGFWATAIALSGRLAPRGVGVAQATSIIMVGVTLATVLGVPVGTWLSGLMGWRMTFLVTALVGVPVLLAQIFLLPRLNPDKAIRISDLPALFINPQARVGLIAVLLIGLAHFAAYTYVAPFFKHSAGFDGPTIGSLLLLYGVAGVMGNIFAGFAANRSVRHTLLLVALMIGSSTALFPYFATGMTGAAMLIALWGFAFGAFPACSSIWMFVVAPKDVERGMPLFVALFQVIIALGSFFGGQIVDHLGSSVLLSLATILVGCGFVMVLVLGRNVSNSLAAQPS, encoded by the coding sequence ATGCCAAGCGCCAGCCCGGCCCATCACGGCCTACCCGAACATAATCAACAGAGTGTCAAACAGCAGTGGCTGGCGATTCTCTCGGTCGCCGTGGGTGCCTTCGCCTTGGTTACCAGCGAGTTCCTCCCGGTAGGCGTACTCAACGATGTCGCCAGCGACCTCGGTATCAGTGCAGGCCACGCCGGTCTGATGGTTACCCTGCCCGGCATAGCGGCTGCCCTCGCCGCCCCCTTGCTGTCTGTGGGCATTGGTGCCTCGGACCGTCGCTATCTGCTTATCGGCCTTACGCTGCTGATGATCATCGCCAACTCGATGGTGGCCTTCGCCAGCGACTTCAGCCTGCTGCTGTTCGGTCGCGTACTACTGGGCATCAGTATCGGCGGTTTCTGGGCGACTGCCATTGCCCTCAGTGGCCGCTTGGCCCCCAGGGGAGTTGGCGTAGCCCAGGCTACCTCGATCATCATGGTCGGTGTGACCTTGGCCACCGTACTGGGCGTGCCGGTAGGTACTTGGCTGAGTGGCCTGATGGGCTGGCGCATGACCTTCCTGGTAACCGCGCTGGTGGGCGTACCAGTGCTACTGGCGCAGATCTTCCTGCTACCGCGGCTCAACCCGGACAAGGCCATTCGCATCAGTGACCTCCCAGCCTTGTTTATCAATCCACAAGCTCGGGTTGGGTTGATCGCTGTATTGCTGATTGGCCTGGCGCACTTTGCCGCGTACACCTACGTTGCCCCCTTCTTCAAACATAGTGCTGGCTTCGATGGGCCGACTATTGGCTCACTGCTGCTGCTCTATGGCGTGGCAGGGGTAATGGGTAATATTTTCGCCGGTTTCGCCGCCAACCGTAGCGTGCGGCACACCCTGTTGCTGGTCGCACTGATGATCGGCAGCAGCACCGCCCTTTTCCCCTACTTCGCCACCGGCATGACCGGCGCGGCGATGCTGATCGCGCTCTGGGGCTTTGCCTTCGGCGCCTTCCCGGCCTGCTCCAGCATTTGGATGTTTGTCGTAGCACCCAAGGATGTCGAACGCGGCATGCCACTATTTGTCGCCTTGTTCCAGGTAATTATTGCGCTGGGCTCGTTCTTCGGCGGGCAGATCGTCGATCATCTGGGCAGCTCGGTGTTGTTGAGTCTAGCTACGATCTTGGTTGGCTGCGGTTTTGTTATGGTGCTTGTACTGGGGCGTAACGTCAGTAATAGCCTAGCGGCCCAACCCAGCTAA
- a CDS encoding nucleotidyltransferase domain-containing protein, which yields MEQFHPRGIDADGYILTVPNVEVQPQFQALLADVCMTLAQSEPLLDGIYLYGSVARGDAVPGVSDLDLTLVLHSSPASQDLEMLESKKRTLESRHIEVTKIDFDIGSRSEVLAANNRLSWGYWLKHHCRCLWGNDLAKRFDRFKPSRDIAIAVNGDFESVLTRYADLIDQATTPTQSLRLQREASRKLIRSTQVLRSEQDLMWPQTLEEHVELFVQHYPCMRKQISFFLSQARNPYPKPKEFTTQVHDFLTWMALETG from the coding sequence ATGGAACAATTCCATCCTCGTGGCATTGATGCAGACGGTTATATCCTCACCGTGCCCAACGTCGAGGTGCAGCCACAGTTTCAGGCTTTGCTGGCGGACGTTTGCATGACGCTCGCCCAGTCGGAACCTCTGCTGGATGGGATTTATCTTTATGGCAGCGTCGCTAGAGGCGACGCCGTACCGGGAGTGTCCGACCTAGACCTAACCCTTGTTCTGCATAGCTCTCCTGCATCGCAGGATCTGGAAATGCTCGAGTCGAAAAAGCGCACGCTGGAAAGTCGGCATATCGAAGTCACCAAGATCGATTTCGACATCGGTAGTCGTTCTGAAGTATTGGCGGCCAACAATCGATTGAGCTGGGGTTATTGGCTCAAACATCACTGTCGTTGCTTATGGGGGAATGATCTGGCCAAGCGCTTCGACCGGTTCAAGCCGTCGCGTGATATCGCCATTGCCGTGAATGGTGATTTTGAATCCGTACTGACCCGGTATGCCGATCTTATCGATCAGGCGACCACACCGACGCAATCCCTACGCCTGCAACGCGAAGCCTCGCGCAAACTCATCCGGTCAACCCAAGTACTTCGCTCTGAACAGGACCTGATGTGGCCGCAAACACTGGAGGAGCATGTCGAGCTATTTGTTCAGCATTACCCGTGCATGAGAAAGCAGATCTCTTTTTTCTTGTCCCAGGCAAGGAACCCATACCCGAAGCCAAAAGAGTTTACGACTCAGGTCCATGATTTTTTGACCTGGATGGCTTTAGAAACCGGTTAG
- a CDS encoding GNAT family N-acetyltransferase produces the protein MKRFEIQQIAHLPPQILTLEKEAVGEGFRFLTRLITEWHSGTNRFDAPGECLMAAYLNKQLIGIGGLSVDPYADNNAARLRRVYVAASSRGQHVGQTLVKALIERAALRFQIVRLSTDTSEGNAFYRHCGFKRTDDAHATHIMLLGDA, from the coding sequence ATGAAACGATTTGAGATTCAACAGATCGCACACCTTCCGCCACAGATTCTGACGCTGGAAAAGGAGGCAGTTGGAGAGGGTTTCAGGTTTCTCACCCGGCTGATTACCGAGTGGCACTCCGGAACAAATCGCTTTGATGCACCCGGCGAGTGTCTGATGGCGGCATACTTGAACAAGCAACTGATAGGCATCGGAGGTCTTTCGGTTGATCCATATGCTGACAACAATGCGGCAAGACTGCGACGGGTGTACGTCGCAGCTTCGTCAAGGGGGCAACACGTCGGACAGACGCTAGTAAAGGCGCTTATTGAACGTGCCGCTCTCAGGTTTCAGATCGTGCGTCTTTCCACCGATACGTCTGAAGGAAACGCATTTTATAGGCACTGTGGTTTCAAACGAACAGATGATGCCCACGCCACCCATATCATGCTGCTTGGGGACGCCTGA
- a CDS encoding AAA family ATPase → MYSLTHDSIRRTRQIGFINKTCVQATYKNQEDIMITGIGKIKGLGVYQNYTKPAGTQNFVSKNLIYGWNYSGKTTLSRLFAQLESKTSNPDLNGCEFSFETADQTINEKNFQQCELTVRVFNSDFIRQNIHFEGGGFNPILILGKDSEEAEKKIEKLNTRIGRSTATQKIINSKFDALKAEIARAKTSAAENIRQVLKVTPYDARHLGNDVSIVGVLDSQTLSDEDLAYNFELAVTPDSKKPSTVEQVFGKPSIEALYNEASNALAATPSFSNTIKHLEDNPAIERWVENGLHIHPAAGTCEFCGNEVTQARLEIFRAHFSKDLADHKNSVEALLSKIQASEFTLVLPNEAQFNNQYRDAYRNAAEPLPHAIKCFNQAVNTLAKDIQSKIENLRKPLVPSVLAPGLAETITKAILAVNAVIKSNNELAENFTKAKAEAHQKVKNHYIQQFIDKQETSGLERKKDCQIKRSERLKAYSTHLQLLINKLQALISHAQRGREKINDRLASMLGNTAVQINVVTDAAGQERFQLVRKNGHIAKNLSDGERTAIAFSYFIIKLQELSPEKFKDSVVYIDDPISSLDGNHIYQITSAINEIFFHKIQNAQGSEIWITKCKQLFISTHSFEFFNLLRELKPDGGNHARLYLINRINDDCSSFGNMPKSLSSYGSEYHFLFEKIYRFHETEDKANIELLMHTKCSPAFR, encoded by the coding sequence ATGTACAGCCTGACCCACGATTCCATTCGACGAACACGTCAAATTGGGTTTATAAATAAAACATGCGTTCAGGCCACATATAAAAATCAGGAAGACATTATGATAACGGGGATAGGAAAGATTAAAGGGCTTGGTGTTTATCAGAACTATACCAAACCAGCCGGAACTCAAAATTTTGTTAGCAAAAACCTTATTTACGGATGGAATTATTCAGGCAAGACTACACTTTCACGTTTATTTGCTCAGCTGGAGTCAAAAACCTCGAACCCGGATCTTAATGGCTGCGAATTTAGTTTTGAAACTGCCGATCAAACAATTAACGAAAAGAACTTTCAACAATGTGAGCTTACCGTTAGAGTATTTAACTCAGACTTCATTCGTCAAAATATACATTTCGAAGGAGGCGGATTTAATCCAATTCTGATTTTGGGCAAAGATTCTGAGGAAGCAGAAAAGAAAATTGAAAAACTCAACACACGCATTGGACGCTCCACAGCCACCCAAAAAATCATTAATTCTAAATTCGACGCACTCAAAGCTGAGATTGCTAGAGCAAAGACTTCAGCAGCTGAAAATATAAGGCAAGTCCTTAAAGTCACTCCCTACGACGCTCGACACCTAGGAAATGATGTAAGCATCGTCGGTGTTCTTGACTCGCAGACTTTGTCGGATGAAGATCTCGCCTATAACTTTGAGCTAGCTGTCACCCCTGACAGTAAAAAGCCGAGCACAGTTGAGCAGGTCTTCGGCAAGCCTTCCATTGAAGCTCTATATAACGAAGCGTCCAATGCTCTAGCTGCCACACCGAGCTTTTCAAATACAATCAAGCATCTTGAAGATAATCCAGCAATTGAGCGCTGGGTGGAAAATGGTTTGCACATACATCCCGCTGCTGGTACCTGTGAATTTTGTGGGAATGAAGTAACTCAAGCTAGACTTGAAATATTCCGAGCCCATTTTTCAAAGGATCTCGCGGATCACAAAAATAGCGTGGAGGCTTTACTTTCCAAAATCCAAGCAAGCGAATTTACGCTCGTCTTGCCCAATGAGGCTCAGTTTAATAATCAATATCGAGATGCCTATCGTAACGCCGCAGAACCACTTCCCCACGCAATAAAATGTTTCAATCAGGCTGTGAATACGCTAGCCAAAGATATTCAAAGCAAGATTGAAAATTTACGTAAACCCCTAGTTCCTTCGGTTCTCGCTCCTGGACTGGCAGAAACAATTACCAAAGCCATACTGGCGGTTAATGCTGTAATTAAAAGCAACAATGAGCTTGCGGAAAATTTTACTAAAGCCAAAGCCGAAGCCCATCAAAAGGTCAAAAATCATTACATCCAGCAATTCATTGACAAGCAAGAGACCTCTGGACTTGAGCGAAAAAAAGATTGCCAAATCAAGCGATCCGAACGTTTGAAAGCATATAGCACACACCTTCAACTTTTGATAAACAAACTTCAAGCCCTTATTAGTCACGCCCAACGCGGTAGAGAAAAAATTAACGATCGACTAGCTTCCATGCTTGGCAATACAGCCGTCCAGATAAACGTTGTTACTGATGCTGCGGGTCAAGAACGATTCCAGCTTGTAAGGAAAAATGGTCATATCGCCAAAAACCTCAGCGATGGTGAGCGGACAGCCATTGCTTTTTCTTACTTTATAATAAAACTACAAGAATTAAGCCCTGAAAAATTTAAAGATTCAGTTGTTTATATTGACGATCCTATTTCAAGCCTAGACGGAAACCATATATACCAAATCACCTCGGCAATAAATGAGATTTTTTTTCACAAAATACAAAATGCACAAGGCAGCGAGATATGGATAACAAAGTGCAAACAATTATTCATCTCAACTCACAGCTTTGAGTTTTTTAACTTATTAAGAGAGTTAAAGCCAGATGGAGGCAACCACGCTAGACTTTACTTGATCAATCGAATAAATGACGATTGTTCAAGCTTTGGAAACATGCCTAAATCGCTGTCGAGCTATGGCTCTGAGTATCACTTTCTATTTGAAAAAATATACCGTTTCCACGAAACCGAGGACAAAGCCAATATTGAACTCCTCATGCATACCAAATGCAGTCCGGCGTTTCGTTGA
- a CDS encoding DUF4238 domain-containing protein codes for MESFKKDNHYVPQAYLRQWTNNGKILTYRLLVPHEKCEPWKPHSPKSIAKHQHLYTYFSGTKDSDEIERWLDRDFEGPAFASIAKVVSESRLTSEDWNNLFRFAVAQSVRTPAGLQRFMKRQDETLGAFLSESMEGSVAKVGAALAAGIKLEPAPVVDPYSKLPLKLHRVKNEDGEEGIEARVLNGRKFWIWQLEHILKSTIHRIPTHRWTILQAPPGITWPTTDNPFTRLGVGVNGKLSLEGGWGVPGTRLFLPLSPKHLLFACVGYRPPQRGTTLSLTEAVFIRTMILNGANRYVFATDIQNIDEIRPRTVSRELFDADAKLWAEWHESQSREEAHYPDL; via the coding sequence ATGGAAAGCTTTAAAAAGGACAACCACTATGTACCTCAGGCCTACCTGAGGCAGTGGACGAATAATGGTAAAATCCTCACCTACAGGCTTTTGGTGCCACATGAAAAATGCGAGCCCTGGAAGCCGCACTCACCCAAAAGTATTGCGAAACACCAACACCTGTACACTTACTTCTCGGGGACTAAAGACAGCGATGAGATAGAGCGCTGGCTTGATCGTGACTTTGAAGGGCCTGCATTCGCGTCAATTGCTAAGGTGGTGAGCGAGTCGCGATTGACCAGCGAGGATTGGAACAATTTATTCCGCTTTGCCGTAGCGCAATCTGTCAGGACGCCCGCCGGCTTGCAGCGATTTATGAAGCGCCAGGACGAAACGCTTGGAGCATTTTTGTCTGAATCGATGGAAGGGTCGGTTGCCAAAGTTGGCGCAGCGTTAGCTGCCGGTATCAAGCTTGAGCCCGCCCCAGTTGTAGACCCATACAGCAAGCTTCCGCTCAAACTCCATCGTGTAAAGAATGAGGATGGCGAGGAAGGTATCGAAGCGCGGGTGTTGAACGGACGGAAATTTTGGATTTGGCAGCTCGAACACATCCTCAAGAGCACAATCCATCGCATACCAACTCATCGATGGACCATCCTGCAGGCTCCACCTGGAATCACTTGGCCAACCACCGATAACCCGTTCACGAGGCTGGGCGTTGGAGTGAACGGGAAGCTGAGCCTTGAAGGTGGCTGGGGTGTGCCAGGCACAAGACTTTTCCTTCCTCTGAGCCCCAAGCATCTTCTATTCGCTTGTGTTGGCTATCGACCCCCTCAACGAGGCACCACGCTGAGTCTTACCGAAGCAGTATTTATTCGGACGATGATCCTCAATGGTGCCAACCGCTACGTATTTGCAACGGATATACAGAATATCGATGAGATCAGGCCACGCACTGTCTCTCGTGAACTATTTGATGCAGATGCGAAACTTTGGGCGGAGTGGCATGAAAGCCAATCAAGAGAGGAAGCACACTATCCTGACCTCTGA
- a CDS encoding serine hydrolase domain-containing protein, with amino-acid sequence MHSSAIFRAAAPGRSLLLSLGLLAAGITSGAWAEDYPHAQEPIGTVEQIYDGAMLPDLAVSTYRNIDRLFPTHRIKAGDHRYALPKSDKQLPNVRFTVGDKKYDLYDFVALDSITAMLVLKDGKIVFETYQRGNTEKTRWMSMSIAKSITSTLAAAAIKDGLIKGLDAQVVDYVPELKGSAYEGVTVRNVLMMSSGVKWNETYTDPASDRRALLKAQISQKPRSAMALMASLPRAAEPGTVNTYSTGETQVLGEIVRGAVKMPLADYLSQKIWQPFGMESDARWWLDSPDGVEIGGSGISATLRDYGRFGLFFMNGGKINGTSILPEGWVKEATLPTTLKGGKSLDYGYMWWTAWTEPSVKDGAYAAVGIQGQNIYVNPANNVVIVTFGAQPKPVDKEPIDPMVFFDAVVAALK; translated from the coding sequence ATGCACTCATCCGCTATTTTTCGTGCGGCTGCGCCTGGTCGTTCACTGCTTCTCTCGCTCGGTCTGCTCGCTGCGGGTATCACCTCGGGCGCATGGGCTGAGGATTATCCCCACGCCCAGGAACCGATTGGCACCGTGGAGCAGATCTATGACGGCGCCATGCTCCCCGATCTGGCAGTCAGTACCTACCGCAACATCGACCGGCTGTTCCCCACCCACAGGATTAAAGCCGGCGATCACCGGTATGCGCTGCCGAAATCAGATAAACAGTTGCCCAACGTTCGCTTCACTGTCGGGGACAAAAAGTACGACCTGTATGACTTCGTCGCACTGGACAGCATTACGGCGATGCTCGTGCTCAAGGACGGCAAGATCGTGTTCGAGACCTACCAGCGTGGCAACACCGAGAAAACCCGATGGATGTCGATGTCGATAGCCAAGTCCATCACCTCCACGCTGGCGGCTGCAGCGATCAAAGACGGCCTCATCAAAGGCCTTGATGCGCAAGTGGTGGATTACGTTCCCGAGCTCAAGGGCAGCGCCTACGAAGGCGTGACCGTGCGCAACGTGCTGATGATGTCTTCGGGCGTGAAATGGAACGAGACCTACACCGATCCGGCGTCCGATCGTCGCGCGCTACTCAAAGCGCAGATATCGCAGAAACCGCGTTCGGCCATGGCCTTGATGGCAAGTTTGCCGCGAGCGGCCGAGCCCGGCACGGTAAACACTTACAGCACTGGCGAAACGCAGGTACTCGGCGAGATCGTCCGTGGTGCTGTGAAGATGCCGCTGGCCGATTATCTATCGCAGAAGATCTGGCAGCCGTTCGGTATGGAGAGTGATGCCCGGTGGTGGCTCGATTCGCCTGACGGCGTGGAAATCGGTGGCAGCGGTATCAGCGCCACGCTGCGCGATTATGGACGCTTCGGGCTGTTTTTCATGAACGGCGGCAAGATCAATGGCACGTCGATTCTGCCCGAAGGCTGGGTCAAGGAAGCGACGCTGCCGACCACCCTCAAAGGCGGAAAATCCCTGGACTACGGTTACATGTGGTGGACGGCGTGGACCGAGCCGTCGGTGAAAGACGGCGCCTATGCGGCGGTCGGTATCCAGGGCCAGAACATCTACGTCAACCCTGCCAATAACGTGGTGATTGTCACCTTCGGTGCCCAGCCCAAGCCGGTTGACAAAGAGCCGATCGACCCGATGGTATTCTTCGATGCCGTGGTAGCTGCGTTGAAGTAA
- a CDS encoding MFS transporter, translating to MRINPPLVALAIGAFGIGVTEFAPMGMLPGIAADLGVSIPAAGLLVSAYALGVLLGAPLMTLTTGRIPRRYLLIGLMAIFTLGNLMSALATDYYSLMVARVVTSLNHGAFFGVGSIVAASVVAPQKRAGAVAAMFMGLTLATIGGVPLAAWFGELFGWRTAFWGITGLGVVAMGALWFALPNLPAPQSVGVLAEIRVLGRGPVLGALALTVVGSGAMFTVFTYIAPILSSETHASTAYITAMLVLFGVGLTLGNMWGGKAADRSIDRTLIVSLSVLIIVLLAFTVLMRWPLPAAVAILIWGIASFALVPPLQMRVMEAAKDAPNLASAVNIGAFNFGNAIGAALGGAVINAGLGYPAISLAGAAMAGLGLLMALAFAWHSRTISTAVV from the coding sequence ATGCGTATCAATCCACCACTTGTCGCACTCGCCATTGGTGCTTTTGGCATCGGCGTTACCGAGTTCGCCCCCATGGGCATGTTGCCGGGCATCGCTGCGGATCTCGGCGTTTCCATCCCCGCCGCAGGTTTGTTGGTCAGTGCTTACGCCCTGGGCGTACTGCTCGGCGCGCCACTGATGACCCTGACCACCGGCAGGATTCCCCGGCGCTACCTGTTGATCGGACTCATGGCGATTTTCACCCTGGGTAATCTGATGTCAGCCCTGGCTACCGATTATTACAGCCTCATGGTCGCCAGGGTGGTGACCTCACTGAACCACGGTGCGTTCTTTGGCGTTGGCTCAATCGTCGCCGCCAGCGTGGTTGCCCCGCAGAAACGTGCTGGGGCTGTTGCGGCAATGTTCATGGGCCTGACCTTGGCAACCATCGGCGGTGTGCCGCTGGCCGCCTGGTTTGGCGAACTGTTCGGCTGGCGTACCGCATTCTGGGGTATTACCGGTCTCGGTGTGGTGGCCATGGGGGCGTTGTGGTTTGCCCTTCCCAACCTGCCGGCGCCACAAAGCGTTGGTGTACTGGCCGAAATTCGGGTACTGGGCCGTGGCCCGGTGTTGGGGGCGCTGGCCCTGACCGTAGTCGGCTCGGGTGCAATGTTTACCGTCTTCACCTACATCGCGCCGATCCTCAGCAGTGAGACCCATGCGTCCACCGCCTATATCACCGCCATGCTGGTGCTGTTCGGCGTGGGGTTAACGCTGGGCAACATGTGGGGTGGCAAGGCTGCCGACCGCTCGATAGATCGCACCCTGATCGTTTCGCTGAGCGTGCTGATTATCGTCTTGCTGGCGTTCACCGTACTGATGCGTTGGCCGTTGCCGGCCGCCGTTGCCATCCTGATATGGGGTATCGCCAGCTTCGCCTTGGTGCCGCCGCTACAGATGCGCGTCATGGAAGCGGCTAAAGACGCGCCCAACCTGGCCTCGGCGGTGAACATCGGTGCCTTCAACTTCGGCAACGCGATTGGGGCGGCGCTGGGCGGAGCGGTGATCAATGCCGGGCTGGGTTATCCGGCGATTTCCCTGGCCGGAGCGGCAATGGCGGGTCTGGGGCTGCTGATGGCGTTGGCTTTTGCCTGGCATTCCAGAACGATTTCAACTGCGGTGGTGTGA
- a CDS encoding LysR family transcriptional regulator, with amino-acid sequence MDFNGRSGEMGVFATVAQEGSLSAAARALGLTPSAVSRIIARTEQRLGTRLLLRTTRAITFTAEGEAFLRGARRILADMAEVEEAIADQGVPRGRLRVSAALGHGRLAIVPLVAAFSARYPNIVVDLTLGDEVVDILGGQADVAVRFGHLPDSPLTARRIGNTGQVVVASPEYLQRHGIPQEPEDLLRHNCLRFNFRRAEPNWPFIRDGKEFSLKVSGNIECSSGEALAQLARVGAGIARIGEFSVSEDLQRGDLIPLLEAWNPGDQEPIHAVFVGGSAMPARVRLFVDFLLEHHRM; translated from the coding sequence ATGGACTTCAACGGCAGATCAGGTGAAATGGGCGTGTTCGCCACCGTGGCGCAGGAGGGCAGCCTATCGGCCGCAGCGCGTGCATTGGGGCTGACCCCCTCGGCGGTCAGTCGGATCATCGCGCGTACCGAACAACGTCTTGGTACCCGGCTGCTGTTGCGCACCACCCGAGCGATCACCTTCACCGCCGAGGGCGAGGCTTTTCTGCGCGGCGCCAGACGTATCCTGGCCGACATGGCCGAGGTCGAAGAAGCCATCGCCGACCAAGGCGTACCCAGGGGCCGATTGCGGGTGAGCGCCGCCCTTGGCCATGGGCGGCTGGCCATCGTTCCCTTGGTGGCAGCCTTCAGCGCTCGCTACCCGAACATCGTCGTCGACCTCACCCTCGGCGACGAAGTGGTCGACATTCTTGGCGGCCAGGCCGACGTGGCGGTACGCTTTGGCCATCTGCCCGATAGCCCGCTGACCGCGCGCAGGATCGGCAACACCGGCCAGGTGGTGGTGGCATCGCCTGAGTATCTGCAGCGCCACGGCATCCCCCAGGAACCGGAAGACCTGCTGCGCCACAACTGCCTACGCTTCAATTTCCGGCGTGCAGAGCCCAATTGGCCGTTCATCCGCGACGGCAAAGAGTTTTCCCTTAAGGTCAGCGGCAACATCGAATGCAGCAGTGGTGAAGCACTGGCACAACTCGCGCGAGTAGGTGCCGGCATTGCGCGTATCGGCGAGTTCAGCGTGAGCGAGGATCTGCAGCGCGGCGACCTGATACCGCTGCTGGAAGCCTGGAACCCCGGCGACCAGGAACCGATTCATGCAGTGTTCGTAGGTGGCTCGGCAATGCCGGCGCGGGTGCGGTTGTTCGTGGACTTCTTACTGGAACATCACCGGATGTAA
- a CDS encoding AraC family transcriptional regulator, translating to MPADQFALSSDLINELLRGMRLRGVEYRRIQAGPAFGLGFAAKPGHAWFHFLAVGNAVLRMEDGTTYALSAGNAVFISHGAAHQLFSHTDVPLQDIDRLDGAPLGDSVSAVDTGTDASPTPATILFSGCMEFELSSIHDLGGLMPGLMLIDAGGQRYPGLVPILATMEREVSAARVGFAGILARLADVVAAMVVRGWVECACGNASGLVAALRDPRLASALLALHQQPGRDWTVAQLAEQCNTSRSVFADRFQETIGMAPLRYVTELRMRLASQWLTLERLPIEEVAQRLGYTSQAAFSRAFKRITGNTPGLSRRLRQPAVP from the coding sequence ATGCCTGCAGATCAGTTTGCTCTTTCCTCGGATCTCATCAACGAGCTGTTGCGCGGCATGCGCCTGCGTGGCGTCGAGTATCGGCGTATTCAAGCCGGTCCAGCCTTCGGCTTGGGCTTCGCTGCCAAACCTGGGCATGCCTGGTTCCACTTCCTGGCGGTCGGCAATGCGGTGCTGCGGATGGAAGACGGGACAACGTACGCGCTGTCAGCCGGAAATGCCGTATTCATCTCCCATGGCGCAGCCCATCAACTGTTTTCCCATACGGACGTGCCTCTTCAGGACATCGACCGTTTAGACGGCGCTCCTCTCGGTGACAGCGTCAGCGCGGTGGATACCGGAACCGACGCCAGCCCAACGCCGGCCACCATTTTGTTCAGTGGCTGCATGGAGTTTGAGCTAAGCAGTATCCATGACCTTGGCGGGCTGATGCCGGGCCTGATGCTAATTGATGCCGGCGGCCAGCGTTACCCCGGACTGGTGCCTATCCTTGCCACCATGGAGCGCGAGGTCAGCGCCGCACGTGTCGGCTTCGCCGGCATCCTCGCGCGTTTGGCCGACGTGGTGGCCGCCATGGTCGTTCGCGGTTGGGTAGAGTGCGCCTGTGGCAATGCCTCTGGCCTGGTCGCCGCATTGCGCGACCCACGCTTGGCAAGTGCGCTTCTCGCGCTCCATCAACAACCGGGGCGCGACTGGACCGTTGCGCAGTTGGCGGAGCAATGCAATACCTCTCGCTCGGTCTTCGCGGACCGTTTCCAGGAGACTATTGGCATGGCCCCGCTGCGCTACGTCACTGAATTGCGGATGCGGCTTGCGAGCCAGTGGCTGACGCTCGAAAGGCTGCCGATCGAAGAGGTGGCGCAGCGCTTGGGTTATACCTCCCAGGCTGCTTTCAGTCGTGCATTTAAGCGCATTACGGGCAACACGCCTGGATTAAGTCGCCGGTTGCGGCAGCCCGCTGTTCCCTGA